From the genome of Solanum lycopersicum chromosome 7, SLM_r2.1:
TATCGACACCAGCTAtaaccttcttttgggaaggccaTTCATTCACATGGCTGGAGCCGTCCCCTCCACTCTTCACCAAATGATGAAACTGGTATGGAAAAATGAGGAGCTAGTTGTTCACAGTGAAAGAAGCTACTCAGGCAAGCAGGTGCCGGTCTTTGACGAGACGTCGTAAGGTTCAGATTTTTACACGGTGGAGTTGGTAAATGCCACTGATGAGGATTTTTCCCCGCAGGCCCCCATGTTGGCCATGTACAGAATGATCACCACGGTAATGCTGCAGAATGGGTTCGAACCAGGTTTCAAATTGGGAAGAAATTCCCAGGGGATGATCGAGCCAGTTCCAGTCCTTGCTACAGGATCAAAATATGGTTCggggtacatccccacagatgatgatGTGAAGATTAAGAGAAAAAAGGATCAAGAGTTTGCTAAACCAATACCGCATCTGTATCAATCCTTTCTAGTCCGGGAGTGTGCCGAGCCAGAAGACTgtggggaaggaatctgtgacctTTTCAAGGAGATCAATGCTATCATCAAGGAAGGTCGAGCCAGCTGGCATTCGTTATGCTGAACCAGGGGAGATGCTACAGAATTGGACTTCCACGCCAATCCTGATGTCCCAAACTCTTTGGTAAAAAGGAGTTATTTTATGCATACTAAAATCGATGGTCGTCCGAAAGAtgcccgagacccaccatttctacatttttcttaatttctcgAATTTTGAATTTCCATCGTGATGTTTAAAAAGGCGACATGGCCCTGTGCCATGACCCAagtttgcatttttgttttaactGAAGGCCTCCTTATTTGAATCTGTTTATTTAGTTGCTTGTTATactttactttcctaattttgtgtgtttatgatttcagtaacgtaagttacagacctgccaatgtcatgtcatgtcatgaggAAAATGAGACAAATGATGATGAGGTTGATGACTACGAAGAAAGTGGGGAACCAGACTATGTTGCAGAAGAATTTCGACAGTTTGAGAATCAACATAAACCAAATCTAGAGGAGACAGAAACTATGAATTTGGGAGATTCGAAGTgcgtcaaagaagttaagatcAGCACCTACCTGAATGAAACTCAGAAGGAGAGCCTGGTCCGTTTGCTTGCCGAATACAGCGATGTGTTTGTTTGGGAAGTCGGTGACATGCAGGGGTTGAGTACTGACGTCGTATCTCATAAGCTACCTATCAACCCAGGGTTCGAGCCGGTGAAACAGAAGACTCGAAAATTCAAACCTGAACTGAGTTTAAAGATTCAGGAAGAAATTACCAAGCAAATAGAGTCTCGATTAGTGGAAGTAACGCAATATCCAACCTGGTTGGCCAATGTCGTTTCGGTCGCcaagaaagatgaaaaaatcAGGATCTGCGTTGATTATAGAGATCTCAACAAAGCTAGTCCGAAGGATAATTTTTCGTTGCCAAATATCCATATCTTGATTGACAACTGtgccaaacatgagatgcagtcatttgtggactGTTATGCAGGTTATCACCAGattttgatggatgaagaagacgcgGAAAAAATGGCATTCATTAcaccttggggtgtatatcaCTACAGGGTGATGCCGTTCGGCCTCAAGAACGTCGGTGCCACTTACATGAGAGCCATGACGACTATTTTCCATGACATGATTCATAAGGAAAATGAAGTGTACGTGGACGACGTCATAATCAAATCCCGCGAGAGTTTGGATCATTTGACACACCTGagaaaattctttgaacgtttgCGCCGGTATAACTTGAAGCTAAATCCCGCCAAATGCGCTTTTGGAGTCCCAGCTGGGAAGTTGTTGGGATTTTTAGTCAGCAGAAGGGGTATTGAGCTTGACCCCTCCAAgattaaagcaattcaagagttacctccgccgaaaacgagaaaagaggtgatgagtttcttagggaggttaaactatatcagcCGATTTATAGCACAATCAACAGTGGTGTGTAAGCTTATTTTCAAGTTGTTGAAGAAAGACGCCTCGACTAAGTGGACTAAGGAGTGCCAAACTGCTTTCGACGCTATCAAGAGCTATTCGTCTAACCCGCCAGTACTGGTTCCGCTacgagaagggagtcctttgttgctGTATTTGTCTGTTTTGGATAGTGCCTTTGGATGTGTACTCGGTTAACACGACGAGACAGGGAAAAAGGAAAAGGCTATCTACTACGTAAGTAAGAAATTTACTCCGTACGAGTCTCGGTACACTTTGCTAGAGAGAACATGTTGTGCTCTGACGTGGCTTGCCCTGAAATTGAGACACTACTTGTCTTCATATACTACATATCTCATTTCCAGAATGGATCCATTGAAGTTCTTTTTTTCTGAAAGCGATGCCGACTGGAAAGTTAGCTAAATGGCAAAtgctgttgagtgagtttgatatCGTGTATGCGACTCAGAATGCAATAAAGGCACAAGCCTTGGTTGATCATCTTGTAGAAAATCCCGTTGACAAAGAATATGAACCACTCAAGACTTACTTTCACGATGAaaaagtgtcatttgtgggtgaagatatctATGAAGCTTATCtaggttggagattattcttcgaTGGAGCGGCGAATCACCAAGGTAAAGGTGTTGGAGTAGTCTTAGTATCAGAATCTCGACAGCACTATCCTATGGAAGCTCTACGATTCaattgcacaaacaacatggctgaatacgaagcttgtattcttggtttgaaaatggccatTGACATGAGTGTTTACGAGTTATTGGTTATCAGAGATTCAAACCTTTTGATTTAtcaggttcaaggagaatgggctgtgaagaacccGAAAATTATACCTTACGTACAGTGTGTGCAaaatttgtgtaaaaaggtttcgcaagatcgagttcagacatactcccagaatacagaatgaattagctgatgctcttgccaccatcgcttcaatGATCAAACATCCGGATACTGATTACATCAACCCACTGGATATAGATTTGAAGGAACATCCAGTCCACTGTTCACATGTTGAGTCAGAACCAGACGGTCTGCTTTGGTATTTTGACATAAAGAGGTACTTGGAGTCTGGAACATATCCGGAAGATGCTACATCTAATCAGAAGAAGTCGATACGtcgtatggctctcaatttctttctgaATGGAGAAGTCCTGTATATTTGGGTCTTTTAAGATGTGTGGATGCTGCTGAAGCTGTgaggcttattgaacagatacatgctggagtttgcGGTACACACATGAATGGGCTTACTTTGGCAAGAAAGGTCCTTCGAGCCggttatttctggatgactatggagaatgactATTGCAAATTTgtgcaaaaatgccacaaatgtcATGTGCATGGCGATTTGATACAGGTACCACCTCACAAACTTAACGccatgagttcaccttggccctttgtagcttggggaatggatgtcatcggtcctaTAGAGCCAGCCGCTTCTAATGGGCACAGATTCATTCTAGTcgccattgattatttcaccaaatgGGTGGAGGCGGCTTCTTAcaagtcggtaaccaagaaagtggtggccgattttgtccgcaacaatctgatatgcagATTTAGAGTTCCTgaatccatcattactgataacgacgcaaatctcaacagtcatttgatgaaagagatatgtgaacaatttaagattattcatCGAAAGTCAACTGCCTATCGCCCCCAAATGAACGGAGttgtagaggccgccaacaagaatatcaaaaagattttgaggaaaatgattgacaaacagcgaggttggcatgaaatgttaccATATGCTTTACTAGGTTATCGAACGACGGTCAGAACATCGACTgggctactccatacttgctagtatatGGAACAGAGACAGTCTTACCTGTTGAGGTCGAGATACCATAGttgaggatcatccaagaagctgaatTAAGTAACGCCGAATGGGTTAATAAATGGATTGATCAACTggctttgattgatgagaagagaatggtcGCCGTTTGCCATGGCCAGTTGTATAGACAGAGAATGACTCgcgcttttcacaaaagagtaagagccagaaattttgaagttggtcagttggttcttaagcgtatttttcgtatcaagacgagtacaaaggaaagttcgTGCCAAACTGGCAGGGTCTTTACATGGTTCGTAAAgtattatctggaggtgctttggtcctgTCAGAGATGGATGGCGCTGTATGGCCCAAccctatcaactcagatgctgtcaagagatactatGTGTGAAGTTCCATTTTCGCATTTTTCtgttatttacttgtaatcgttctgtttgcttgtatttgttcaatttgaattattatCCCTCCtgtaatgaactacgtctgacctgaattctcgaaaacgagatacgtaggcggcctatgtcggcttcggttaccccatttatcccttttaattacttcttttatctgaactacgttcgacctgaattctcaaaaaggagatacgtaggcggcctttgtCATCCTCGGTCAgtttctttataaattttatgcttATTAACCTTTAAGgagaactacgttcgacctgatcCCTGcatcaacgggatacgtaggcgccacaagggttcGGTCATACTTACCGTAAGTTCTATCCCCTCTTACAGCAAAACTgagacagaatttttgagagggactcaaaaattctccagaAGAAGCCTTCTCTTCAGCAAGTCAAACTAAAGACGTTTTGAGATTTGCgtctgggacagaatttttgagaagatctcaaaaatccCGCTATCTGCTCAATTACAGTAGAAAGATAAGCAAGACAgtaaactgggacagaaattttaaggatggcctcaaaatttcgtTAGAATCTTCCCTACAAGTCCGCAGTGCCTCTGAAACTCATCAGCAAGTGTCAGATTCAAAGGAACTCATTAAGCCTGATATGACATGACTCGGCAATGACTTTTTCAAGATACTATATCTTAAAAATTTCTTGTTTCTcttaaaatttcccttttatgtttcatttgttttggcataagatattttcttatctatcaagagtcgggaaatcgggaaatcaaccggagatatcaagacaaggagcaaacaacTGAAGgaatcgacacagatcagtatgttttaaaaacggaaaatttttctgtggatgcaggtttatagctTTGCTTTGAAATCGGCCGAATTCTCCCGACGGATGAATACAGAGAGCTCCCaaagaggagaaaactatctccaaaaCCAGTGATTTTATTGAGAGCGGGAGGCTTTTCATCTCGTTTGTGTCAGGATGCTTGAGAgtgtgtttgtttatttcaagacATTCGcaacaatatgaaatttacaaaGTGTCTAGCCAGATTCAAAGGGGAATCAAACAGGAATCTCAACGAGGATTTCACGATTTCTGTAGAGGACGCTATTTGCATTACGTTATCAAAACAAGATAATTATTGTCAATCAAGACAATGCATCACCCCAGAAGAGATagtcattttattattacttgttATTATCGATCAAGTCGGTATATTATTTGGAGGTCGTTTTGCCGTTGTTATCGACAGAGACGAcataaatattcatgcatcgcggaagtcatgcatcgcggaaatcatgcattgggGAAGTCATATACTgctgaaaaatcatgcattgcggaagtcatgcattgcataaatcatgcattgcgtaaaagtcatgcatcgcggaaaatcatgcatcgtggAAGTCATACATtgcaaaatcatgcattgcagaaaattcatgcatcgcagaaaattcatgcatcgcagaaaatcatgcattgcgagtcaatcGATAAATTCGGTTTGGTTTGGTTATTATAAATTCAGTTCGTtttatttcggttcggtttcggtttaactaaatttaattaaaaaatagtaaaacgGCCATCGTGATAACTAAATATCGACTCAATcgataataacaaaaaaactatgaaaagtCAAGACTCAAGACAACATCACAACAACACTAGAAGAAAGTTCAACAAACTTGTGTCCATCACTAAAATAGAGTTAGTTACAAACTAAAGTCATCATTATCTGGCTCATTGCAACTTCCAGCAACAAAGAGATTTAGAAAACCAACAAAACATCATTGCAACTTGCAACCTCCATTGCAATAGCTTCCAAGTTCTAGCCGATAGCaaccaagaaaataacaaaacattGATGGACCTGCGAGAAAACAGAACTGTTCAGACAAATGATCTACATTTCataattgaatatataaaaCTATCAAGCAATTTATGTAAATAAGTTCTTTACTTACTCGTTACCGCACATCACTAGTTGATAGTTGAACTTACAAGCTGCAACTATATATCAATTATACTAGATTCAGTCCCACTAAaagcaaaatctaaaaaaatatgaaatttcaatttagttaatacaaatatcaaattCTTACCAAGTTCAAGTTGTTCAAGATACTCTAAATCTTCCTCAATATTGATTGGAAAAGACTCACTTCTAAGCCAATCTTGAACACAAATAAGAGATTGCACAATTTTAGGAGTTAATGAACTCCTAAAGGGATCAAGAACACAACCTCCTGTGCTGAATGCACATTCCGATGCGACACTTGAAATGGGAAGTGCTAACACATCACGAACCATCTCCGCGAGAATAGGAAATCTCGGCTCATTTAACTTTCCACCACATTAATATATCAAAGTCATCACTATCTAGCTCAATATCTTCCGCAAGATATCTTTCCAATTCTGATTTATTACTTGAACTTCCACTAACTTCTTTATGCTTCTCAAATTGTTGTTTCGTTCTCAATCTTCCTCTATTTACAAAGTTGCCACAACCACTCACACTAGATATACTTGATGAATTGCCAGATGAAGTGGATGAAGATGGTACATGTAAAGAGCTTTTTGGGGATTTCTTGACATAATACTCAAAcaattttttcatgtattttttcacTTCTGTACATAGCTTTTCCCCAACTTTTTTTCCAAACATATCCACAATTGCAAATGGAACATAATCAAGCTTGTTACGGGGATCCAAGACAGATGAAATAAAGATCatcttgttcatttttttttgttcaccCCAATACTTTTTGAACTTCTCATTCATACTTTCCGCCATTTCTTTCAAATTACGATCTTCATTTGTCATCATCTCTTTCAAAATGAGATTAAGTTCAGCAATTTCAACAAAGTGTGTATTGCTAGTGACATAATTAGAACCAGAAACCttcaaagtaagtacataaaAAGTTTCAAGAAATTTCACCATTGACCTCACATTTTTCCAGTCACCACTTGAAAGAATATTTGCAATAGTTCCATCTTCAACACTAAATTCATCTTCAACACTAGTTCCATCATCAACACTAGTTTCATCTTTGTTTTCAGAAGAATCAGAACCAAAGGTACGAAGATGATTCAAGTATCCAATATCATAAAAACTATATCTTTTAAATGCAAGCTCAAAATGTTGTGCTATATCAAGCATCGAATATGTAGAGTTCCACCTAGTAGGAACATCTAAACATAATGATTTCTTACAAGTTATCAATTTAGATTCACAACATTCTTTAAACTTTCTAAGTCTTGCGGGAGATTGTTTAATGTATTTCACGGCTTGTCTCACTAGCTTGACAGACTTACCAATTTCCTTCAACCCATCTTGCACAATAAGATTAAGTATATGTGCCATACACCTCACATGAAGATGTTCACCATCCATAATGTTAGTTCCCCAATTGCTCAATTTTTTAGACATTTCTTTCACAGTAACATCATTAGAACTAGCATTATCAACTGTAATAGTTAACACATTATCCAAACCCCATTCAAGCAAACAATTAGTAATGCAAGCCACCATATCCACGCCCTTATGACTAGAAATAggacaaaaatttattattcttttatgcaGAATCCAATATCTATCTATAAAGTGGGCTGTCAAACACATgtagtttattttttgtatagagGTCCAAGGTATAATTCATAACCATCTCTCGTCACAGTTCTACGAGAAGGAATATGAAATTGCAGCATTGTAACTCTCATGAAGTTTTTAAAACCCTCTTTCTCAACAAAATTAAATGGTAGCTCGTCAACAATTATCATTTTGGCTTAAGCTTTCCTACTATGTGCTTGGTCAAATTTCCAAGTGCTAATGACCCCTTCCTTTGATCCCGTTGAAGATGgtagaaaattaattagatCTTGACCTTTATCTACGGTATCACGAGGAAATTTAGGACATGTTCTCAAAtgagtattcattgatgatgtACCATTAGATGATGTAGAAGCTGCATAAGCTTTTGCACAATACTTGCATTTGGCTTTACTAGCTCCATTTTTATCGGTGAACTTTTCAAAATGCTTCCAACAATTAGCTCTAGGTTCCatggtttttcttttctttgaagtATCAACATCAACTTCAACCTCACTTGGAGATGAGGTATAAGGTATGCTCTCATCCGAAGCTCCACTTTCACTTCCCTTATTTCCAGCTTGTGCCATCTATACAAAATTGAAacaaacaacaagaacaacaatcaACATCTTACAACACTTTTTCACTACacaaaactccaaaaaaaaaatattacgcACACTATTATTTTCAatctatatgaaaagtacttaaattttctttatctattataaatcataaagaatcattctaattttataattgtaattattaattaaaaaaaagtcataagATAAAAATCATTTAGTATTAGCAAAATAGCAAATaatggaaaaacaaaaaaatcatacaattaagactaacaaaaataatgatttgaatTAAATCATACAATTAAGACTAACAAAAATCATTTAGTATAACcaaaaatttttatcatttcttcAGCTTCAAT
Proteins encoded in this window:
- the LOC138337522 gene encoding uncharacterized protein; the encoded protein is MPTGKLAKWQMLLSEFDIVYATQNAIKAQALVDHLVENPVDKEYEPLKTYFHDEKVSFVGEDIYEAYLGWRLFFDGAANHQGKGVGVVLVSESRQHYPMEALRFNCTNNMAEYEACILGLKMAIDMSVYELLVIRDSNLLIYQVQGEWAVKNPKIIPYVQHTPRIQNELADALATIASMIKHPDTDYINPLDIDLKEHPVHCSHVESEPDGLLWYFDIKRCVDAAEAVRLIEQIHAGVCGTHMNGLTLARKVLRAGYFWMTMENDYCKFVQKCHKCHVHGDLIQVPPHKLNAMSSPWPFVAWGMDVIGPIEPAASNGHRFILVAIDYFTKWVEAASYKSVTKKVVADFVRNNLICRFRVPESIITDNDANLNSHLMKEICEQFKIIHRKSTAYRPQMNGVVEAANKNIKKILRKMIDKQRDEYKGKFVPNWQGLYMVRKVLSGGALVLSEMDGAVWPNPINSDAVKRYYV
- the LOC138337523 gene encoding uncharacterized protein; the protein is MAQAGNKGSESGASDESIPYTSSPSEVEVDVDTSKKRKTMEPRANCWKHFEKFTDKNGASKAKCKYCAKAYAASTSSNGTSSMNTHLRTCPKFPRDTVDKGQDLINFLPSSTGSKEGVISTWKFDQAHSRKA